The Arvicola amphibius chromosome 4, mArvAmp1.2, whole genome shotgun sequence genome includes the window agTGGCCACGTGGCAAGGAACCAGGCCAGGGAACCATGCCAGGGAATGCGGCAGTCATGTGTTCACTTGGGAAATTGCCGAGTTGCCACACACAGTAAACTCCACTGTGGCGAGGGTTCTACAAATAACTGATTAgcgatttccatctcctcccctccccctcccccttccctcccctcccttccacccatacccccattccctccctctccaggtcaaagagccatcagggttcccttcactatgttaagtccaaggtcctcccaactccccccaagtccagcaaggtgagcaaccaaactgacgaggctcacagtgagcccgtccatgctgtagagtccaagcccatcgccgttgtccttggtttctcagtcctcctccaccgcctgttccatcagtcccattccaactggacttggtgggctcccgttagatctgtcccaccgtctcaatgggtgaacgcacccctcacagtcctgacttccttgctcatgatctccctccttttgctcctcatcaggaccttgggagctcagtccggtgctccaatgtggggctctgtcattttttccatccaacgccaggtgaaggttctatggtgatatgcaagatattcatcagtatggcaataggatctggacatttatggttccctctcctcagctgcccaaggaactagctgggggcattttcctggatacccaggaacccctctagagccaagtctctgccaaccctagaatggctcccttaattaagatatataattccttgttcccatattcacacttcctatatcccaaccatcctattcccccaagctctccccatcctccacttcacacttttctctccccatccccccatcccccatcccaccccaccccccaagtacccattttttgtccggcaatcttgtctacttccaatatccaggaggataactatatgtttttctttggattaaccttcttatttagcttctctaggatcacgaattataggctcgatgtcctttatttatggctaaaaaccaattatgagtgagtacatcccatgttcatctttttgggcctgggttacctcattcaggatggtgttctatttccatccatttgcatgcaaaattcaagatgtccttgttttttaccgccgagtagtactctaatatgtatatattccacactttcttcatccattcttccactgaagggcatctaggttgtttccaggttctggctattacaaataatgctgctataaacatagttgaacaaatgcttttgtaatatgattgggcatctcttgggtaaattgcAAAAAAAGTTATGACATCAGAAAATGTATGTGAAAATATGAAGTAAACTTTCaaagagaaagttaaaaaaaagtccctATAGCCTATTACAGTCTCAACgctgtttaaaagttcaaagttcagTCACTTCTGAGACTAATGGCAATCTCCTTACTATAAccacctgtaaaatcaaaattaaaaagcagatcacatacttcagagagagagagagagagagaaaaagagagagggggggagggaaaaagagatggaggaagggagggagggaggaagggaggaagggaggaagggaggaagagaggaagggaggagggagggacggagggagagaaaaagaactgCCTAATTTAGAATGGGTCTTTTTGACCACAGTGAAAATGAGTCtgaataaatatctaaaaaaaaaaaaaaaaaactgattaggtaaaagcaagccaagtgggcAGGTTGCTAGACTGTCTGGGCCGTGGACCGGCTAGGCTGTTAGGCCATccacccagtaggtgtggagtctgAATCCACATGGGTGCCTAATGAAGGAGGCATAAAAGAAATCCCtcactagctcaaaattgagaaataggcggctatttatttaggggtagactcacaagtcagaatcctctgctggaaaaaagatcagaaactgaatcctgcagcaGGAAAAGACGCAGGACACATGATCTACataggcataaatagtataagaggccacgccccagtgggcgggtaactactggctgtaagacttcctacagcaaggatactgacagaaacagctgacctgagctagtggaaaCTCACTGCCTCctgactgacagtgggggaacctgcacGGGTCCAAACGAGGTCCTCTgtatgtggatgacagttgtgtggttggggcagtctgtggggccactgacagtgggaccagggtTCATCcccagtgcttgaactggctttttggagcccattctcttagTAGGGatttcttgctcagcctagatatggggggaggaccttggtacTGCTTCAAAGTGATGAGTCAAacattgttgactccctatgggaagccttaccctctctgaggagtggatggtgggtggggtgtgggggagttggagggagcaggaagagaggggaggaagatggaaataggattgctatgtaaaatgagaaaagatcatttaaaaaataaatttaaaaaggggggCGGCACAAGGAGAAAACCACAGCTGTGTAGTGGTGATGTCTCTCAGCTTTTTTTTAGCTCTATTAATTACATCTTCAAAGTCTCCAAGGAACATTATTgaccaacaccccccccccccacgcctccCCTTAATGAGCAGAGTCCAGCCAGGGATGACATCACTCCCCTCCTATTCCTGTGCCCTTAACCAGCCACTGCCTCTTGGTCCAAGTGTCCAAGGCTGCCAGCAGCACCTGGGGTGAGTTGGAGCTGAGGGAGACCACACAGCACTCACTGCGACCGACTCACATCTGCGTTCTGAATCTTCTAGGAGCTCCTGACAATATTCCTTTGTATTTCTCATgtccttttttaattttctgcagAAAACAATATGCACTTTCTTccaaaacttcaagtactatttATTTAATGCAACAGACTTAGCATGTTTTAGTTCCAGTTACTCAGAAGAACATGTATACTGCCGTCTAACTAATCTTAGGGTGTTCACTAGCAGTCATGGGACTGCAAGCTTACAGAGTGTCACAATGACACTAAGAACTACAAGCTCATCCCATGTTTTCATGATTAAAGGGGCAGGGCATTGTCTAGACTGAACTGCAGACTACAGAGGGGAGTGGGTGTCTAAGAATactgaggcaggggcatgacTGGTGAGATGTACATCTCTGGTCTGTTGTTTCATATTTGGTCCTCACTCTGGAATCTGAGTTTCCCTGTGAAACGGAGGAAATAAGGTAAGTGACTCAGACTCCAGGGGAGAGGTGCTGTAGGACGGCTTCAGAACCGACTCTGATGCTGCTAACTCCAGTATCCTGGGGTCATTCTACCAGTTCTGCAAGCAACCCCAGTGTGAGGCTGCATCTGGCTGTCCCCAGGAGATTCAAAGTGGAGGGTCAGAACAGGACTGAACAGGCTGCAATCGGCATGTGTGCCCCAGGCACCTTGTTCCTAGTCCCCCTGGTGTCCTGGGTGTCTTGATGTCAGAAACCCATCTGACAGAGTGCAGCACTGAGTTGACCAGCACTGCCCCTCAGCTGCTCATGACCTCCATTCACCCCAGTGTTTAGGTTTCCACATGTGGTGGCCGCTACCCTGGCCTCTGATCTACCGCGTCCACAAATATAAACCATCAGTCTGGTATGTCTGTAGTGTTTTGGAACATTTAAATATTGAAAGTGACTTAGTCCCCATCTACTAAAGAGACTTCTGTAGAAAGgaaatctttctgtctgtctatttatcatctctctgtgtgtctttccatCTATCTTCTGCACCGTGCCTCCAATTTGTCTACCATTTTAGTGAAGGCATCAGGACTCTGCAGCTTTCTCAGCTTCATGAGCATCACAGAAAGCACAGGGTTTTAATTAGTTCAATATCAGGATTAACTTAGGGAACTCTCACAAAGGTGTAGATATCTCTGGAGCTGGCATATCTTTCTAAAATCCCCCTGCCCTGTAAACACAGCTAAACTCTTCCCAGGAAGAGGAGATATTTGTACTCTGTTGGTGAGAGCTACCATAACTCAACATTCaccatttcagaaaaagaaaggttgaagggggctgaagggatggctcagctgttaagagcactgttgcttTTTCAGAAACCCAGGTTCAGCTCCTGatacccacaaggcagctcacaaccatctgtagccaTTTCCtgaggatctgacatcctcctctgaaCTCCTTGCTCAATAGGGACATATGTAACACACACGcactcatacatgcaggcaaaacacacatgcacacttaaatctacatttttttttcaggttgagAAATTCAATctgtttaagaagaaaacaaggcatACGCCTTAGCTGGCTTCAGAAAGACTAGGTATATTTTGTGCctgttgattttattcattttgcagcCATTTAAAGATTTGACCTAATCATATTTACACGTTGTCCTGCACAGACTGGCAGGAGCCTATTTAGCACCACTAAGTTCAAAGTCTCCTTGACTTGTGTTCAGAGACAATGCAGAGTCAGGCTATGAGCGTGGAGCATAGGAAGTAGCGAGTCCACACCTCTCTCATAGATGACCCTGTAGGATGGTGAGATCTCAACACTGTAACAGTGTTGTGTGCTCAGCCAACTTTACTCTGGGATATTGAAAgaactttgttttgctttaattaacCTTGGTCAAATCAGAAGCCTAAGttatcaacatcatcatcactatcatcagtAACATTATTTTAGGCAGCAAATGGAGCACTACTGGGTTGAGTAACAGCTGGGCTGGGGAAATATTTGGCCGCTGAGTGGGCTCCTTGCCCCAAGCCTCTTTGGGTTCTGAGCATTGGTCTTGTTTGTGTGAAGGCGAAGCTTCTGCAAGCTGCAGAGAAATTCTCAGAGGAGCCAGATCTTGGGTATTGAGGAGGTTCACCTGTTGAAATTTCCCCCCTTaaattgtactttttaaaagtggTTTTATATGAAATATACCTCAGAGTTTTTAAGATTCCAATTGCATTGTTAACCCATGGGGGTCACGgctcattttaaaactgaaagtttTGAAACAATTTTGATTTTAAGTTCTTTGTCACTGGATCACTATTTGTGTAACATGGGGGCAGCACTCCTCAAGTTAGTAGTACTTGACAGAATACACTGTCAGTCATTAGGAAAGGGTCTTGACCTTGAACTGTGGAAAATCTGCCCTGAATCACCAATGTTTCTGACCAAGATGTGAAgtctaagcttttaaaaattgattgaaCTATGTGTAATATGCAATTTTCAGATATCTATGCCAGGGAGCTTCCTCTGTTAGCACAGTCTGGTTGAGGAGCACTTCACTGAGTATCAGTCCCTAGGGTCACACGATGACACTAATCTGAAGGCATTCTTGTTTGCCTAGGAAACATCCATGAACATCATCATCTCCTGGATGAACAACTACACTGGACAGTCAGATTTCACCCTGGTGGGATTCTTCAATCAATCCAAACACCCAACTCTGCTTGCTGTGGTCACATTTGTGGTTTTCCTGATGGCCTTGTCTGGCAATgccctcctgatcctcctggtACTCTCTGACACCCggctccacacacccatgtacttttTCATCAGCCAGTTGTCCCTCATGGACATGATGTACATTTCTGTCACTGTGCCCAAGATGCTCATGGACCAGGTCTTGGGAAGTCACACGATCTCAGCTGCTGCCTGTGGGATGCAGATGTTCCTCTATGCGACACTAGCAGGTTCAGAGTTTTTCCTTTTGACAGCTATGTCTTATGActgctatgtggccatctgccatCCACTCCGTTATCCTGTCCTCATGAACCGCAGGGCGTGTCTCCTCCTGATGCCTGCCTGCTGGTCCCTGGGATCTTTAGATGGCTTCATGCTCACTCCTATCACCATGACCTCCCCATTCTGTGGATCCCGGGAAATCCATCACTTCTTCTGTGAGGTCCCCGCTGTGACAAAGCTCTCCTGCTCAGACACCTGGCTCTATGAGACCCTCATGTACCTGTGCTGTGTGCTCATGCTTCTCATCCCCGTGACAGTCATCTCAAGCTCCTACACATCCATCCTCCTCACTGTTCACAGGATGAACTCGGCAGAGGGCAGGAAGAAGGCCCTCACCACCTGCTCCTCCCACATGACTGTGGTCATCCTCTTCTATGGTGCTGCTGTCTACACCTACatgctccctgcctccttccacaCCCCGGAGAAGGACATGGTGGTGTCTGTGTTTTACACGATACTCACCCCTCTGCTGAACCCACTGATCTACAGTCTGAGGAATAAGAATGTCACGGAGGCTCTGAAGAAATTACTGGGTTTGAGAACCCTCTTTCACGAAGCAGTAAAATAAACAATTTGGAACgaatagttttccttttcttccgcTACACATCTGCTGTTTCTTGTCTCACTCTCATGTTATTTGTATGATGCTCACGCGCCTGAGAGCACGATGGGTCCTGTGATCAAGAACTCTTACTGTGCAGGAATATGGGCTTTCTATATTTAGTTTGCTGAGATAGTTtatcagagacagatgctgacTCGGTGAAATGGGTTTGATATGTATATTGACACAATTGTAtggatttcattcctttttaaatgtgtacTGAACAAGCTCAACTTTCTGGGATGTGGTCCTTTTAATCATAGTGatcaatatttttaatgtgatattaatataatttactaGTATTGTGTTAGGAAATTGACATAAATGTTTATCTTAGACTTTTTTTTGCTATGTGTATCTTTGCTGTATGTATTATAACTTATGAACCTCTTATGTTTGGAAAGTATTCCCCCTTCGTTAACATTTGGAACAGTTGGCGAATTGTTATTACTCTTGTAACACTTGATAGAATCCAGTAATTACACCATTTTTCTGCtatttaaaacaaagattttatttttaaggacatgtgtgtgtgtgtgtgtgtgtgtgttttgtgtgtattttatgttagtttttgtgtatctgtttgtatgtttacatatgtgtttgtgtgtatgtctatatgtgttaGTAtcgtgtctgtgtgtttgtgaatgtgagtgtgtgtctgtgtataagtACACAGACAaatttgtatgtgagtgtgtggtatTTCTGTTAttgtgtgagtatgtatatgcatgcttggtttctgtgtgagtgtgtgtgggaatgtgtgctttgtgggtatatgtgtgtataggtgtaaCTATGTGTGTGgttgcacatgtgagtgcagggtcaacagaggccagcagaggtcatcagagcctctggagcttgatttacaggtggttgtgagttggcCAGCATGAGTGCGGGGAAATGCACTAGTCCAGACATCATATTGAACATTATCTTTCGACCGTCCAGTGGCTCCATGTGTTCCAACTGGGTAATGCAGTCCACTGTCACATGTGGTGATATGAATAGGAGCACATGCTAGCACCAGCTCCTGCTTTCTCGTTGTCCTGTACCCTCCTCCTGTTCTCTCGGGGAATActgcagaagaaggggagaaaggattgaAAGATCCAGAGCAGTCAGGGTCATGACaagaaaaggcagagactcaAACTCACCTGGGTTCAGAGGGGCTCACCGACACAGAACTGAtaaccagggaacctgcatgggattGATGTAGGCGTTCTACACATATGgcacagctgtgtagcttggtcttcttgtggactCCTAACAgttggagcaggggctgtctctgactcttttgctggttTTCAGgaacctactcctcatactggggaGGTGCTTACATGTACTGCCGCTCGACATGCCATGTTTTGGTGACGTTCATGGGAGGACTGCcctttcttaaacagaaatggaggagaagtggattaGAAGATGGGGACAgaaggggagaggtggagggattgaaaggaaagaagagatggtAAACTGAGGCCAGGATGCAAgattaatcaatcaattaaatttaattaattacaaAGATATCAAGACTATTTTTTAGAAGCACAAGCTGTCTCTATTAAacgggttttttttcttctctgtagccAAGCAGTTTCAATCCTTGATTACATCCTGGGGAACTTTTACTATATCTACCCGTATAGAAAAGGTTGCTACAAGAGCATCTGTGGCGGCATGATGGTTAGTCTTATCAGCTTGCTTGGTTTGAGAGATGCTGAGGAACTGAAGCAAACCTCTAGTGTGTCTCATGCAGGAAAGAGGGGATTTCTTCCAGAGACGGACTTCATTAGGAGGGACAGCTTGCAataagagcgagagagagagagagagagagagagagagagagagagagagagagagagagagagagagagagagaaagcagtcaTGAGATTGAGGCTGGGACAGAGATGGGAACTTGAGACAAATCGCCCAAACAAAGGAAACATCTGACTTTCGTTACGTTTTCAGGAGCTGATGGGAGTTTTATATTACATGATTTGATCTGGGAGATTGTATGCAACAGAGAATGGAGGAACCATGCTCTGGGAGAACCATAAATTAGAGATCTAAAACCACAGCACAGAACAGCTCCTTACTCTAGGTTCCAGCAGGAGCCCTTCAGGAGGGTGCAGCCCAGTTTCTTTAGGCTGTGAGAACTGGACACCAAAatggccagtatcttaaagggaCAAGCCTGTGCTCAAAAGCTCTGGTTGTCAGGCCTGGTGCCATGTTCCGATGCTCACTGGCAAAAAGAGAAAGTGAcataaaatagagagaaaatagtAAAGAATTTATTTCTAGTTCTGCACAaagcaagagagaaggaaattTTCAGTCAATTTCTGCCTTGCTCCTAGAATAGAGCCTcgtttagggaagaaatgaaacaggagacaggaaggagccagagagatggctctgcaggggAAAGAGCTTGCTGCGTGAatttgagttcagtgccccagaACCCAGAACAGCCACCTAAAGCTGTCTTTGATCTCCATTAGCACTCTGTGACGTGTGCACacccatgttcacacacacacacacacacacacacacacacaccacaaataataaatttacaaaattaaGCCAAGACCCATTTGTATGGAGATAGTCTTTGTCCTGGAAAATAAGTTCCTCTCCTGCCTCAAGGCCCCTGAAGCAGCCTATCTCCACTCCCAGTTGAAATTCCTGAGTCCTAGTTCCTAAGGCCCATCTTaaaatctctgtgtatttcagATTTAATAATGGGGAACCTCACGTCGCCAAAGTAACATAAGTCATCTAccaatgtgtattttttaaaagctgaaga containing:
- the LOC119812796 gene encoding olfactory receptor 2T29-like, translated to MNNYTGQSDFTLVGFFNQSKHPTLLAVVTFVVFLMALSGNALLILLVLSDTRLHTPMYFFISQLSLMDMMYISVTVPKMLMDQVLGSHTISAAACGMQMFLYATLAGSEFFLLTAMSYDCYVAICHPLRYPVLMNRRACLLLMPACWSLGSLDGFMLTPITMTSPFCGSREIHHFFCEVPAVTKLSCSDTWLYETLMYLCCVLMLLIPVTVISSSYTSILLTVHRMNSAEGRKKALTTCSSHMTVVILFYGAAVYTYMLPASFHTPEKDMVVSVFYTILTPLLNPLIYSLRNKNVTEALKKLLGLRTLFHEAVK